A region from the Armatimonadota bacterium genome encodes:
- the rpiB gene encoding ribose 5-phosphate isomerase B, translated as MRVALASDHAGYRLKEELKPFLRELGHEVRDFGTHSEDPVDYPDVIAPAAEAVARGDCERGIVIGGSGNGEAMVANKVPGVRCALCHDVTTARLARAHNDANMLALGQRIVGSEVARDIVATWLLTPFEGGRHEQRVRKIEALERGAADTPGRGGHRG; from the coding sequence ATGCGCGTCGCCCTGGCCAGCGACCACGCCGGCTATCGCCTGAAGGAAGAACTGAAACCCTTCCTGCGGGAGCTGGGACACGAGGTGCGGGATTTCGGGACCCACTCCGAAGATCCCGTGGACTATCCCGACGTCATCGCCCCGGCCGCGGAGGCGGTGGCCCGCGGGGACTGCGAGCGCGGGATCGTCATCGGCGGCTCGGGCAACGGCGAGGCGATGGTGGCCAACAAGGTGCCGGGGGTGCGGTGCGCGCTGTGCCACGACGTGACGACGGCCCGCCTGGCGCGCGCTCACAACGACGCCAACATGCTGGCCCTGGGCCAGCGGATCGTCGGCAGCGAGGTGGCCCGCGACATCGTGGCCACCTGGCTGCTGACGCCCTTCGAGGGCGGCCGGCACGAGCAGCGGGTGCGGAAGATCGAGGCTCTGGAACGCGGGGCGGCCGACACCCCCGGGCGCGGCGGCCACCGGGGGTAG
- the prmC gene encoding peptide chain release factor N(5)-glutamine methyltransferase produces the protein MTIREAFLYGRRHLEGLGAAEPALEAEVLLRFLLGWDRAGLYARWDEPVPEEVFARYGALLRERARHRPLHYIVGEREFMGLRFAVDERVLIPRPETEVLVEYVAQWVREQHAASVADIGTGSGAIAISLAHLVPEILVFATDISPEALAVARANAERHGVAPRVHFRAGDLFQALPALWRGRLDVVVSNPPYVPQDQAFLLAPEIREFEPRQAIFVPGDGSLLHRRLIADAATWLRPGGLLAMEVGAGQADAVAGAIEQDGRYGDVLRLPDGVGIERAVAARRRHRAAEGDLRSGRK, from the coding sequence GGCGCGGCGGAACCGGCGCTGGAGGCCGAGGTGCTGCTGCGCTTCCTCCTGGGCTGGGACCGCGCAGGACTGTACGCCCGCTGGGACGAGCCCGTGCCCGAGGAGGTGTTCGCCCGTTACGGCGCGTTGCTCCGGGAGCGGGCGCGGCACCGGCCCCTGCACTACATCGTGGGCGAGCGGGAGTTCATGGGCCTGCGCTTCGCCGTCGATGAGCGCGTCCTGATCCCCCGGCCGGAGACCGAAGTCCTGGTGGAGTACGTGGCGCAGTGGGTGCGCGAACAGCACGCGGCCAGTGTGGCCGACATCGGCACCGGCAGCGGCGCCATCGCCATCAGTCTGGCGCACCTGGTGCCGGAGATCCTCGTCTTTGCCACCGATATCTCGCCCGAGGCGCTGGCGGTCGCGCGCGCCAACGCAGAGCGGCACGGCGTCGCCCCGCGCGTCCACTTCCGCGCAGGCGATCTCTTCCAGGCGCTGCCGGCTCTATGGCGCGGGCGGCTCGATGTCGTGGTCAGCAACCCGCCCTACGTCCCGCAGGACCAGGCCTTTCTCCTCGCCCCGGAGATCCGTGAGTTCGAGCCTCGTCAGGCGATCTTCGTGCCGGGGGACGGGAGCCTGCTGCATCGGCGACTGATCGCCGATGCCGCGACATGGCTGCGGCCGGGCGGCCTGCTGGCGATGGAGGTCGGAGCCGGCCAGGCCGACGCCGTCGCTGGCGCGATTGAGCAGGACGGCCGCTACGGCGATGTGCTCCGGCTGCCGGACGGCGTGGGGATCGAGCGGGCTGTCGCCGCCCGCCGGCGCCACCGTGCGGCGGAGGGAGACCTCCGGAGCGGGCGAAAGTAA
- a CDS encoding L-threonylcarbamoyladenylate synthase, which translates to MSYYGLTFANVGDLTPRPLPIIRVEPHERRAPRRALEVLRRGGVIVYPTDTVYGLGCRIDDEGAVRRIISLKGRGLDDPLPVLLADPAQLEEYGTAVSAAARRLAALYWPGPLTIVVRRSARIPAFVTGGGETVGLRVPGHPMPRALVRDLGVPIVGTSANTHGAPAPVTAQGAVFELGDRVDLVIDGGRVPLGLPSTVVDATADPPRLIRQGAVVLRDVAA; encoded by the coding sequence ATGTCCTACTACGGGCTCACCTTCGCCAACGTCGGCGATCTGACGCCCCGCCCTCTCCCGATCATCCGCGTCGAGCCCCACGAGCGCCGCGCGCCCCGGCGCGCCCTGGAGGTGCTCCGCCGCGGCGGCGTCATCGTCTATCCCACGGACACGGTCTACGGCCTGGGCTGCCGGATCGACGACGAGGGCGCCGTGCGCCGCATCATCTCCCTGAAAGGCCGCGGGCTCGACGATCCGCTGCCGGTGTTGCTGGCCGATCCCGCCCAGCTGGAGGAGTACGGGACGGCGGTGTCCGCGGCGGCGCGCCGGCTGGCGGCGCTGTACTGGCCGGGACCGCTGACCATCGTGGTGCGCCGCTCCGCCCGCATTCCCGCCTTCGTCACCGGCGGCGGAGAGACCGTCGGCCTGCGCGTGCCCGGGCATCCCATGCCGCGCGCGCTGGTGCGCGACCTGGGTGTGCCGATCGTCGGCACCAGCGCCAACACCCACGGCGCGCCGGCCCCGGTGACGGCGCAGGGGGCGGTCTTCGAGCTGGGGGATCGGGTCGATCTGGTCATCGACGGCGGACGCGTCCCGCTGGGTCTGCCGTCCACCGTTGTCGATGCCACGGCGGACCCTCCCCGTCTGATCCGCCAGGGGGCGGTCGTCCTGCGGGACGTGGCCGCGTAG